A region from the Flavobacterium enshiense genome encodes:
- the xerD gene encoding site-specific tyrosine recombinase XerD has translation MKQWSSFLTEFKTYLKLERGLSENTIVNYQMDVEKLMLFLDEKKMDFSPVDINEEQIQYFIYSISGNLNAKSQSRIISGLKSFFNYLIFEGYRNTTPLELIEVPKTGRKLPDTLSVQEIDLLIGAIDLSKEEGERNRAMLEMLYSCGLRVSELIGLKISDLFFEEGFVKVTGKGNKQRFVPIGPSTQKYILLYKDLVRSHLSVQKGFEDTLFLNRRGKQLTRAMIFTIIKDLAVRINLNKSISPHTFRHSFATHLLENGADLRSIQMMLGHESITTTEVYMHLDRSHLSEIVKSYHPRTSF, from the coding sequence ATGAAACAATGGTCTTCTTTTTTGACGGAATTTAAAACGTATCTTAAGTTAGAACGCGGATTGTCTGAGAATACCATTGTGAATTATCAAATGGATGTTGAGAAGCTGATGCTGTTTCTGGATGAAAAAAAGATGGATTTTTCACCAGTAGATATTAATGAAGAGCAGATTCAGTATTTTATTTATTCGATATCCGGAAATCTAAACGCCAAAAGTCAGTCCAGAATTATTTCCGGCTTAAAAAGTTTTTTTAATTACCTTATTTTTGAAGGCTATCGCAATACTACGCCGCTGGAACTGATAGAAGTGCCGAAAACCGGACGTAAATTGCCGGATACGCTTTCGGTCCAGGAAATCGATTTGTTGATTGGTGCTATTGATTTGTCAAAAGAAGAAGGAGAACGCAACAGAGCTATGTTGGAAATGCTTTACAGTTGCGGATTAAGGGTTTCGGAACTAATCGGTCTGAAGATATCAGATTTGTTTTTTGAAGAAGGTTTTGTGAAAGTCACCGGAAAAGGGAATAAACAACGGTTTGTGCCTATCGGTCCTTCTACGCAGAAGTACATTCTGCTGTATAAAGATTTGGTTCGTTCTCATCTTTCCGTGCAAAAAGGGTTCGAGGATACGCTTTTTCTTAATCGGAGAGGAAAGCAATTAACCCGCGCCATGATATTTACCATTATTAAAGATTTAGCCGTTAGAATCAATTTAAATAAGTCGATTAGTCCGCACACGTTCAGACATTCGTTTGCAACGCATTTACTTGAAAACGGCGCCGATTTACGTTCCATTCAAATGATGTTAGGCCACGAGTCTATAACTACAACAGAAGTTTATATGCATTTGGATCGCAGTCATCTATCGGAAATTGTAAAGAGTTATCACCCAAGAACATCGTTTTAA
- a CDS encoding DUF2971 domain-containing protein, translating to MYVNNPNIKIPENPDTIIWKYMDMSKFLDLLISGKMFMSRSDKFEDQYEGTFSEPTFEEIKKISENNPKFLNYYKSHRENVVISSWHTNEYESFAMWQIFTKNNEGLAIQSTLGRLKEALQKERYTEQYIGEVNYIDYKKELIPFDDAFFPFLFKRKSFQYENEVRIISDVTSQKLTINDGLKIDVDINKMIEKIYIHPKSENWYKKLVIELVSKLGFGFEIEKSDLESDILI from the coding sequence ATGTACGTAAACAACCCGAATATCAAAATCCCTGAAAATCCGGATACCATAATCTGGAAATACATGGATATGTCTAAATTTTTAGATCTGTTGATTTCGGGTAAAATGTTTATGTCGCGTTCCGACAAATTTGAGGATCAGTACGAAGGCACCTTCAGCGAACCCACATTTGAAGAAATCAAAAAAATCTCTGAGAACAACCCGAAGTTTTTAAACTATTACAAATCACATAGAGAAAATGTGGTTATCAGCAGTTGGCATACCAACGAATATGAAAGTTTTGCCATGTGGCAGATTTTCACCAAAAACAATGAAGGATTAGCTATACAATCAACTCTGGGAAGACTAAAAGAAGCTTTACAAAAGGAAAGGTACACGGAACAATATATCGGCGAAGTAAACTACATCGATTACAAGAAAGAGCTGATTCCTTTTGACGATGCTTTTTTCCCATTTCTTTTTAAACGAAAAAGTTTTCAATATGAGAATGAAGTCCGAATCATCTCTGATGTTACATCTCAAAAACTAACCATAAATGATGGATTGAAAATAGATGTTGACATCAACAAAATGATCGAAAAAATCTACATCCATCCCAAAAGTGAAAATTGGTATAAAAAACTGGTCATCGAACTCGTGTCCAAACTTGGCTTCGGCTTCGAAATAGAAAAATCGGATTTGGAAAGCGATATTTTAATTTAA
- a CDS encoding outer membrane beta-barrel protein — MKKIILSVAAVFAFGFANAQEETKSEGGYGFTKGDMYIEGSIKVRTDDDSSLFSFNPKFGYMIEDQIAVGADLDLGSSSQDRVGALDPNVKNTNWGIGAFARYNVLELNNKRFVAYGEVGAGYSYRKTEFNFIDPIPGGDHEDNTSAFKANLDLGVNYFITKQLAAVFIVSNVISYNNEDPTDPGEEDVFKMDINLFNNPFAQAQFGLLYKF, encoded by the coding sequence ATGAAAAAAATTATTTTATCAGTCGCTGCTGTATTTGCATTTGGATTTGCTAATGCGCAGGAAGAAACGAAAAGTGAAGGTGGATATGGTTTTACCAAAGGTGATATGTACATCGAAGGATCGATTAAGGTTAGAACGGATGATGATTCAAGCCTTTTCTCTTTCAATCCTAAATTCGGTTACATGATAGAGGATCAAATAGCGGTTGGAGCTGATTTGGATTTAGGGTCTTCTAGCCAGGATCGAGTTGGTGCTCTAGATCCTAATGTGAAAAATACTAATTGGGGAATCGGAGCGTTTGCCAGGTATAATGTCTTGGAATTAAACAATAAGCGTTTTGTTGCTTATGGTGAAGTTGGTGCAGGATACAGCTATAGAAAAACTGAATTTAATTTTATCGATCCTATTCCTGGTGGTGATCATGAAGATAATACAAGTGCTTTCAAAGCTAACCTGGATTTAGGCGTGAATTATTTCATTACTAAACAACTTGCGGCTGTCTTTATTGTATCTAATGTAATTTCGTATAACAATGAGGATCCGACTGATCCAGGAGAAGAAGATGTATTCAAAATGGACATCAACTTGTTCAACAACCCTTTTGCTCAGGCTCAATTCGGATTATTATACAAATTCTAA
- a CDS encoding glycosyltransferase family 9 protein yields MSTSVEINKVRRRVMRSLTKNVGSSGQKQLFDADPKSVKRILVSRPNSRLGNLLLLSPLIQEISTVFPNAKIDLFVRSGLIPILYKNYDAIGRDIQLPKKPFKELLKYLKVWISLRRYQYDLAVNVDKNSSSGRLSVKFSRSGYKFYGDEFDDGTTPDEIWHMAKSPVYAFRSCLSGNILKKPDAEVATMDLKLNSEELAIGKELVEAVSGNSIPTIAIYTFATGDKCFSVNWWADFYAKLKEAFLDYNIVEVLPFENVSQIQFQAPHYYSRDIREMGAFISNTVVFITADCGIMHLASAVNTPTVGLFSVTNIEKYKPYNPGSMAFDTKKVSNDTIIENVKRLVEDLKKVD; encoded by the coding sequence ATGAGTACATCAGTAGAAATTAATAAAGTCAGAAGACGTGTAATGCGCTCATTGACAAAAAATGTCGGGAGTTCCGGTCAGAAACAGCTTTTTGATGCCGATCCGAAATCTGTAAAGAGGATTTTGGTTTCCAGGCCGAATAGCCGATTGGGAAATTTATTATTGTTGTCGCCGTTAATTCAGGAAATAAGTACGGTTTTCCCGAATGCGAAGATTGATTTATTCGTAAGAAGTGGATTGATTCCGATACTTTATAAAAATTATGATGCGATCGGAAGGGATATTCAGTTGCCTAAAAAGCCTTTTAAGGAACTGCTGAAGTATTTAAAAGTTTGGATTTCGCTGCGTCGCTACCAATATGATCTGGCAGTTAATGTGGATAAAAATTCTTCTTCCGGAAGACTTTCGGTAAAATTCAGCAGAAGCGGCTACAAATTTTATGGAGATGAATTCGATGATGGCACTACGCCAGATGAAATATGGCATATGGCAAAAAGTCCTGTTTATGCCTTTCGCAGCTGTCTTTCTGGTAATATTTTGAAAAAGCCTGATGCCGAAGTAGCTACTATGGATTTAAAGCTGAATTCAGAAGAATTAGCCATTGGAAAGGAGTTGGTTGAAGCGGTTTCAGGAAATTCGATACCTACAATTGCAATTTATACCTTCGCCACAGGTGATAAATGTTTTTCTGTTAACTGGTGGGCCGATTTTTACGCTAAACTTAAAGAGGCTTTCCTGGATTATAATATTGTTGAAGTATTGCCGTTTGAAAATGTTTCCCAAATCCAATTTCAGGCACCTCATTATTATAGCAGAGATATTAGAGAGATGGGGGCTTTTATTTCCAATACGGTAGTTTTTATTACAGCTGATTGTGGGATAATGCATTTGGCAAGTGCTGTGAATACACCAACGGTAGGTTTGTTTTCGGTTACAAACATCGAAAAATATAAGCCTTACAATCCAGGAAGTATGGCTTTTGATACTAAGAAAGTTTCAAACGATACGATCATCGAAAATGTCAAAAGACTTGTTGAAGACTTGAAGAAAGTCGATTAG
- a CDS encoding porin family protein, translating to MKKILFLGLFVALSVTTVQAQKFNWGIKGGLNISSLTGDIENTKSLAGFNAGLFAEIKVLKLLAIQPEVVYSTQGTAFDDFEGHSVESLKLDYINIPVLAKLYIFNLFYLEAGPQMGFLMNAKQGSTDVKDSIEDTDLAIAAGLGVSFADKFRANGRVNFGTTDIDKSDASDVKSMTVQIGAAYIF from the coding sequence ATGAAAAAAATACTTTTTTTAGGATTATTTGTCGCGCTTTCTGTCACTACAGTCCAAGCGCAAAAATTTAATTGGGGTATTAAAGGTGGTTTAAATATTTCTTCATTGACCGGAGATATCGAGAACACTAAATCTTTGGCAGGATTTAATGCAGGTCTTTTTGCTGAAATAAAAGTATTGAAACTTTTGGCGATCCAACCGGAAGTTGTTTATTCGACTCAAGGGACAGCATTTGATGATTTTGAAGGGCATTCTGTTGAGAGCTTGAAATTGGATTATATTAATATTCCGGTCTTGGCAAAACTGTATATTTTTAATTTGTTTTATTTGGAAGCCGGACCGCAAATGGGTTTTCTTATGAACGCTAAACAAGGTTCAACCGATGTTAAAGATAGTATTGAAGATACAGATCTTGCGATTGCTGCCGGACTCGGTGTTAGTTTCGCTGATAAATTCCGTGCCAACGGGCGCGTAAATTTTGGTACGACAGATATTGATAAATCAGATGCTTCCGACGTGAAGAGTATGACGGTTCAAATTGGTGCGGCTTATATTTTCTAA
- a CDS encoding M23 family metallopeptidase, with protein sequence MKVPYLLLFLSAICLGQTQEYPKDYFRPPLDIPLYASGSFAELRGNHFHSGLDFKTLQKEGLPVYAAADGFVSRIKVSEKGYGKAIYITHPNGFTTVYGHLKKYEEPLADFIKKRQYAQKSYEIEIFPGVGELPVKKGQLIAFSGNTGSSGGAHLHFEIRDTKTEETINPMFFGFDILMPDTKAPVINDLVVYAVGDSSVVNNSQRPIPVSLSLQPDGSYLASKVLAKGAIGFGINTYDLSDKNFNWNGIYKVETFLNGSKLFAYEFDRFAFDETRYINNFIDYYRYKTLNQSVQKLFYKKPYPFSLISRNTKNGQVVVLPDMVYNYRIEISDFHKNKRMINIPIQYSNAEPTIAKVEKRTPYFVKSKNDSNYTKDNVSVFIPEGSFYEDFYMDFDVKDNVLFLHNETVPVHNNLTVTFDVANIPDINREKIFIARMNGGGTEYFTTYKKGDLFSIRTKDLGKYKIMTDTVAPKIYRPSFSEGSNLDKSDSISVRINDDLSGIKEYNGYLNGKWILMDYDFKTKSLTHYFSDAVYDEGENELKVVVSDKMGNSTIFETHFFKTKTQLPVEKTN encoded by the coding sequence ATGAAAGTGCCATATTTGTTACTGTTTTTATCCGCCATTTGCCTTGGTCAGACCCAAGAGTACCCCAAAGATTATTTTCGTCCCCCTTTAGATATCCCATTGTATGCTTCTGGTTCTTTCGCGGAGCTACGTGGAAATCATTTTCATTCAGGTTTGGACTTTAAAACCCTGCAAAAAGAAGGGCTTCCGGTTTATGCAGCTGCTGATGGTTTCGTTTCGCGTATAAAAGTATCCGAAAAAGGATATGGTAAAGCCATTTACATAACACATCCCAACGGTTTTACTACAGTCTATGGTCACCTGAAAAAATACGAGGAACCTCTGGCTGATTTTATTAAAAAGCGACAATATGCTCAAAAATCATATGAAATTGAGATTTTTCCGGGGGTCGGTGAATTACCCGTAAAAAAAGGACAATTGATTGCTTTTTCCGGGAATACAGGAAGTTCAGGAGGTGCCCATCTGCATTTTGAAATACGTGATACCAAAACGGAAGAAACCATTAACCCGATGTTTTTCGGTTTTGATATTCTGATGCCGGACACGAAAGCGCCTGTTATTAATGATTTGGTAGTATACGCGGTAGGCGACAGCTCTGTTGTGAATAATTCGCAAAGGCCTATTCCGGTTAGTTTATCGCTTCAACCCGACGGAAGTTATCTGGCTTCTAAAGTTTTGGCGAAAGGTGCAATCGGTTTCGGAATTAATACTTACGATTTGTCCGATAAAAATTTCAACTGGAATGGGATTTACAAAGTGGAAACTTTTTTAAACGGGAGTAAGTTGTTTGCCTATGAGTTTGACCGATTCGCTTTTGACGAAACCCGCTACATCAATAATTTTATCGATTACTACCGTTACAAAACGCTGAATCAATCGGTGCAGAAATTGTTTTACAAGAAACCATATCCTTTTTCTCTGATAAGCAGAAATACTAAAAACGGACAGGTAGTCGTACTTCCTGATATGGTTTACAATTATCGGATTGAAATTTCTGATTTTCATAAGAACAAACGAATGATCAATATTCCAATCCAATATTCCAATGCCGAACCGACCATTGCAAAAGTGGAAAAGAGGACGCCTTATTTTGTGAAATCCAAAAATGATAGCAATTATACCAAGGATAATGTTTCTGTATTTATTCCGGAAGGTTCTTTTTATGAAGATTTTTATATGGATTTCGATGTGAAAGACAATGTGCTTTTTCTTCATAACGAAACGGTTCCGGTTCACAATAACCTGACGGTTACTTTCGATGTTGCAAATATCCCTGATATAAATCGTGAAAAAATTTTTATAGCGAGAATGAACGGTGGCGGAACTGAGTATTTTACTACTTATAAAAAGGGGGATTTGTTTTCCATCCGTACCAAAGATTTGGGAAAATATAAAATAATGACCGATACAGTCGCTCCTAAAATTTACCGTCCATCCTTTTCAGAGGGAAGCAATCTTGATAAATCGGATTCGATTAGTGTTCGTATCAATGATGATTTGTCCGGTATAAAGGAATACAATGGCTACTTAAACGGAAAGTGGATTTTAATGGATTACGATTTTAAAACCAAATCCCTGACGCATTATTTTAGTGACGCAGTTTACGATGAAGGCGAGAACGAATTAAAAGTAGTAGTTTCTGATAAAATGGGAAATTCCACTATCTTTGAAACTCATTTTTTTAAAACTAAAACCCAATTGCCAGTTGAAAAAACTAATTAA
- the rny gene encoding ribonuclease Y, with product MSTLIIIIGCLAGIGIGFGIAKYLEKTNVSNLIKNAKKEAASILKDAKVEAESIKKDKLLQAKEKFLELKSEHEKEILAKDKKIAEAEKRTRDKESQVSNELAKTKKLNDEADSKINDYNNRLEHIEKKQVEIDRLHKSQVEQLETISGLSADEAKNQLVESLKAEAKTNAMAHIQETIEEAKLTAQQEAKKIIINTIQRVGTEEAVENCVSVFNIESDDVKGRIIGREGRNIRALEAATGVEIIVDDTPEAIILSCFDPVRREIARLALHKLVTDGRIHPARIEEVVAKTAKQIDDEIIEVGKRTVIDLGIHGLHPELIKIVGRMKYRSSYGQNLLQHSREVAKLCGIMAAELGLNVKLAKRAGLLHDIGKVPDTESELPHAILGMQWAEKYGEKEEVCNAIGAHHDEIEMKSLISPIIQVCDAISGARPGARRQVLDSYIQRLKDLEDIAYGFNGVKNAYAIQAGRELRVIVESEKVSDEMAGNLSFDISQKIQTEMTYPGQVKITVIRETRAVNIAK from the coding sequence ATGAGCACATTAATTATAATTATTGGCTGTCTTGCCGGAATCGGAATTGGTTTTGGGATTGCGAAATATTTAGAGAAAACAAATGTTTCCAATCTAATTAAAAATGCTAAAAAAGAAGCTGCATCCATATTAAAAGACGCAAAAGTTGAAGCTGAATCCATCAAAAAAGACAAATTACTTCAGGCAAAAGAAAAATTCCTGGAATTAAAGTCTGAGCATGAAAAAGAAATTTTAGCCAAAGACAAAAAAATTGCAGAAGCAGAGAAAAGAACCCGTGATAAAGAATCTCAGGTTTCAAACGAATTGGCCAAAACCAAAAAATTAAACGACGAAGCCGACAGCAAAATAAACGATTACAACAATCGTTTAGAGCATATCGAGAAAAAGCAAGTAGAAATAGACCGTCTTCATAAAAGCCAGGTAGAACAACTGGAAACCATTTCCGGACTTTCTGCCGATGAAGCTAAAAATCAATTGGTGGAAAGCCTGAAAGCCGAAGCAAAAACAAACGCTATGGCACACATTCAGGAAACAATTGAAGAAGCCAAACTTACTGCTCAGCAGGAAGCTAAAAAAATCATTATCAACACTATTCAGCGTGTAGGTACAGAAGAAGCAGTGGAAAACTGTGTTTCTGTTTTCAACATTGAATCTGACGATGTAAAAGGACGAATCATCGGTCGTGAAGGACGTAACATCCGTGCTTTAGAAGCTGCTACAGGTGTTGAAATCATCGTTGACGATACTCCGGAAGCTATCATCCTTTCTTGTTTCGACCCTGTACGTCGTGAAATTGCACGTTTAGCACTACACAAACTGGTAACAGACGGACGTATCCACCCGGCACGTATCGAAGAAGTGGTTGCTAAAACAGCAAAGCAAATTGACGATGAAATCATTGAAGTTGGTAAACGTACGGTTATCGATTTAGGAATCCACGGACTACACCCTGAGTTAATCAAAATCGTGGGTCGTATGAAATACCGTTCTTCTTACGGACAAAACTTATTACAACACTCCAGAGAAGTTGCCAAACTTTGCGGTATCATGGCAGCTGAATTAGGCTTAAATGTAAAATTAGCGAAAAGAGCCGGTTTACTTCACGATATAGGAAAAGTTCCAGATACAGAAAGTGAATTGCCACACGCAATTTTAGGTATGCAATGGGCAGAGAAATACGGCGAAAAAGAAGAAGTATGTAACGCCATTGGAGCTCACCACGATGAAATCGAAATGAAATCATTGATCTCTCCGATTATCCAGGTTTGTGACGCTATTTCAGGAGCTCGTCCGGGCGCAAGACGTCAGGTATTGGATTCATACATCCAACGTTTGAAAGACCTTGAAGATATCGCTTACGGATTTAACGGCGTTAAAAACGCTTATGCCATCCAAGCTGGTCGTGAACTACGCGTGATTGTAGAAAGTGAAAAAGTAAGCGACGAAATGGCTGGAAACTTATCGTTTGATATTTCGCAGAAAATCCAAACCGAAATGACTTATCCGGGTCAGGTGAAGATTACGGTAATCCGCGAAACCCGAGCGGTGAATATTGCTAAATAA
- a CDS encoding cell division protein ZapA: MSEKLKIKISIADRVYPLTVDYSQEEGLRTASKKIDAMIKQFEENYAVRDKQDVLAMCALQFASQVEQKKIDQSTDLEKAFDRLKEIDEKMSAILSK, from the coding sequence ATGAGTGAAAAGCTTAAAATAAAAATATCAATTGCAGACCGCGTATATCCCTTAACCGTGGATTATTCGCAGGAAGAAGGCTTAAGAACAGCCTCAAAGAAGATTGATGCCATGATTAAGCAATTCGAAGAAAACTATGCCGTAAGAGACAAACAGGACGTGTTAGCCATGTGCGCACTTCAGTTTGCTTCGCAAGTGGAACAAAAAAAAATTGACCAATCGACCGATCTGGAAAAGGCTTTTGACCGCTTAAAAGAAATAGATGAAAAGATGAGTGCAATTCTTTCTAAATAA
- a CDS encoding porin family protein has protein sequence MKRIILTVAAVFAFGFANAQDKSASSDAIKFGVKGGVQFTNFAGDDADGLDGKTGFYIGGLADFTVSEKFHVQPELLFSTEGAEEDGFDLGLSYLRLPIMAKYYVMEGLNIQAGPEVAFKVAAAEDLFDDSTKSVDFGLGFGAGYEMASGLMFDARYNLGLSNIADYEDGDLKNTGFQVGLGYRF, from the coding sequence ATGAAAAGAATTATTTTAACTGTTGCGGCAGTATTCGCTTTCGGATTTGCTAATGCACAGGACAAATCGGCATCATCAGATGCAATTAAATTTGGAGTTAAAGGTGGTGTTCAATTCACGAATTTCGCTGGTGATGATGCTGATGGCCTTGACGGGAAAACTGGTTTTTATATTGGTGGTTTAGCGGATTTCACAGTTTCAGAGAAATTCCACGTACAGCCTGAGTTGTTGTTTTCTACCGAAGGTGCTGAAGAAGATGGTTTTGATTTAGGTCTTAGCTATTTAAGACTTCCTATCATGGCTAAATATTATGTTATGGAAGGTCTTAATATTCAGGCTGGTCCAGAGGTTGCGTTTAAAGTTGCAGCTGCCGAGGATCTTTTTGACGATTCTACTAAATCAGTTGATTTTGGTTTAGGTTTCGGAGCTGGTTATGAAATGGCTAGCGGTTTAATGTTTGATGCAAGATATAACTTAGGTTTGTCTAACATCGCTGATTATGAAGATGGTGATTTAAAAAATACTGGTTTCCAAGTTGGTTTAGGATACAGATTTTAA
- a CDS encoding TonB-dependent receptor, whose protein sequence is MKKLINLLIFFVFITGFASQAQTARVKGVLLDESNKPIEDATVKVGDITTKSNENGFFQIKIPANVKVAIEISHVSYKKSTVTVELKNNEDYELNVVLNQKSEQLGEVVISSGGRKRVEGITTIEPQVIRMIPGANAGVENILKTLPGVYSNNELSTQYAVRGGNYDENLVYVNEIEVYRPFLIRSGQQEGLSFTNTEMVSNVDFSAGGFQAKYGDKLSSVLDITYRRPTKFQAALDASLLGGSATVDLVSKNQKWSNITGIRYRNNSLLVNSQETETNYTPTFADIQTQINYDASAKWEWSFLGNISQNKYNYEPLTRQTNFGTVDEPIALQVLYEGQEKDQYLTYFGAVKSTYQANEDSKYKFIGSIYHTQEQEYFDILAQYRLGEIDSNIGSDSFGDVVFSRGVGSQLTHARNNLDALIVNAEVKGFHDIKKKSSQVEWGFKYTREDIRDRLVEWEVVDSAGFSLPQPKIVLPNDQPYTPYYGPLAPYQNVRATNFVQINRFSGYGQWNYRGTIGSSQIWINAGARVHDWKVQGDNLNGKNQIVFSPRAQFTIKPEWETDMLFRLSGGLYQQPPFYRELRDYSGKVNPNVKAQKSYHIVVGNDYSFKLSGRPFKLVSEAYYKILDDVNTYTIDNVRIRYRANNDAVAYVYGADFRLNGEFVPGTESWFSFGYLKTEENQNDRGYISRPTDQRLKFGLLFQDYMPVLPNMKLYLNLVYNTGLPGGSPSYADPYQYQLRLKDYRRADIGFSYVFKDAAIQSTKNWLKKFREFSLGFEIYNMFDNQNAITNTWVRDVYTKSQYAIPNYMTTRTFNIKLNARW, encoded by the coding sequence TTGAAAAAACTAATTAATCTCTTAATTTTCTTTGTTTTTATTACGGGATTTGCTTCCCAAGCACAGACCGCTCGAGTAAAAGGTGTTTTATTGGACGAATCCAATAAACCTATTGAAGACGCTACTGTGAAAGTGGGAGACATTACAACTAAATCAAATGAGAACGGTTTCTTTCAGATAAAAATCCCAGCCAATGTTAAGGTTGCAATTGAAATTTCACACGTTTCCTATAAAAAATCAACCGTTACCGTTGAATTGAAAAACAACGAGGATTATGAGTTGAATGTTGTTTTGAATCAAAAATCGGAACAATTGGGAGAAGTTGTGATTTCCAGTGGCGGAAGAAAACGAGTGGAGGGTATAACTACTATAGAACCGCAGGTTATCAGGATGATTCCAGGTGCCAACGCAGGTGTTGAAAACATTTTGAAGACCTTGCCCGGTGTTTATTCGAATAACGAATTGAGCACGCAGTATGCAGTTCGTGGCGGTAATTATGATGAGAATTTAGTATATGTAAATGAAATCGAAGTATATCGTCCATTCCTGATTCGTTCAGGACAGCAGGAAGGTCTGAGTTTTACCAATACAGAAATGGTTTCCAACGTGGATTTCTCAGCAGGAGGTTTTCAGGCAAAATACGGAGATAAATTATCATCGGTGCTGGATATCACTTACAGAAGACCTACGAAGTTTCAGGCTGCTTTGGATGCGAGTTTATTGGGAGGTAGTGCTACAGTTGATTTAGTATCGAAAAATCAGAAATGGAGCAATATTACCGGAATCCGCTACCGAAACAACAGTCTGTTGGTTAACAGTCAGGAAACGGAAACGAATTACACACCAACATTTGCCGATATTCAGACTCAGATTAATTATGATGCTTCTGCAAAGTGGGAGTGGAGTTTTTTAGGAAATATTTCGCAAAACAAATACAACTACGAACCCTTAACGCGTCAGACAAATTTTGGAACGGTTGATGAACCAATAGCCTTACAGGTTCTTTATGAAGGTCAAGAAAAAGATCAATATTTGACGTATTTTGGGGCTGTAAAGTCGACGTATCAGGCTAATGAAGATTCGAAATACAAGTTTATCGGTTCGATTTACCATACTCAGGAACAGGAGTATTTTGATATTTTAGCGCAGTATCGTTTGGGAGAAATTGATTCCAATATCGGTTCTGATTCTTTTGGTGATGTCGTTTTTTCGCGAGGTGTGGGATCTCAATTAACCCATGCAAGAAATAACTTGGATGCTTTAATTGTAAATGCTGAAGTAAAAGGTTTTCATGATATAAAAAAGAAAAGCAGTCAGGTAGAATGGGGATTCAAATATACCAGAGAAGATATTCGCGACCGATTAGTAGAATGGGAAGTAGTGGATTCAGCCGGATTTTCATTGCCACAGCCTAAAATTGTTTTACCAAACGATCAGCCGTACACTCCTTATTATGGTCCGTTGGCTCCCTATCAGAATGTAAGGGCGACTAATTTTGTTCAGATTAATCGTTTTTCCGGTTATGGGCAATGGAACTACAGAGGAACTATCGGTTCCAGTCAGATTTGGATTAACGCAGGTGCTAGAGTACATGATTGGAAGGTTCAGGGCGATAACCTGAATGGAAAGAATCAGATAGTTTTTAGTCCGAGAGCCCAATTTACCATCAAACCGGAATGGGAAACTGACATGCTTTTCCGTTTGTCCGGAGGATTATATCAGCAACCGCCTTTTTACAGGGAGCTAAGAGACTACAGTGGAAAAGTTAATCCGAATGTAAAAGCTCAAAAGTCCTATCATATTGTCGTTGGTAACGATTACAGTTTTAAATTGTCGGGCCGACCGTTTAAGCTGGTTTCGGAAGCATATTATAAAATCTTGGACGACGTCAATACTTACACAATCGATAATGTACGTATACGTTATCGGGCTAATAATGATGCCGTGGCTTATGTGTATGGTGCCGATTTTCGTTTGAATGGGGAATTTGTTCCAGGGACAGAATCCTGGTTTAGTTTCGGATATCTTAAAACGGAGGAAAATCAGAATGATCGTGGTTATATCTCACGTCCGACAGACCAACGCTTGAAATTCGGATTATTGTTTCAGGATTATATGCCGGTTCTTCCCAATATGAAATTATACTTGAATTTAGTGTATAATACCGGATTACCGGGTGGTTCACCTTCCTATGCTGATCCGTACCAATATCAATTACGTCTTAAGGATTATCGTCGTGCCGATATTGGTTTTTCTTATGTGTTTAAAGATGCAGCCATTCAGTCAACTAAAAATTGGCTGAAAAAATTCAGGGAATTTAGCTTGGGATTTGAAATTTACAACATGTTTGATAATCAGAATGCCATTACCAATACATGGGTGCGTGATGTGTATACGAAGAGCCAGTATGCTATTCCCAATTATATGACTACGCGGACTTTCAACATAAAATTAAATGCCAGATGGTAA